A single Sphingopyxis chilensis DNA region contains:
- the murC gene encoding UDP-N-acetylmuramate--L-alanine ligase, translated as MRGVATDIGTIHFIGIGGIGMSGIAEVMHNLGYQVQGSDIADSYVVEGLRKRGIKVAIGHEASNVDGAQVVVTSTAVKRGNPEVEAALAHRIPLVRRAEMLAELMRLKSTVAIAGTHGKTTTTSLVAALLDAGGIDPTVINGGIINNYGSNARLGASDWMVVEADESDGSFLRLDGTIAVVTNIDPEHLDHYGSFDAIKDAFVEFIENVPFYGAAMLCLDHPEVQAIIPRIRDRRIVTYGFSAQADVRGTNVTPGADGNRFDVVVRDRDGNSRTIEGIHLPMSGRHNVQNSLAAIAVALHMGVSDDKIVSGFHGFAGVKRRFTKVGEIAVEGGVITVIDDYAHHPVEIRAVLSAAREGAGAGRVVGVVQPHRFTRLRDHMDDFQQAFNDADMVLALPVYAAGENPIDGISSDALTEGLRDRGHRHAHVVADAGALAASIAASIKAGDLGAGDMIICLGAGDITKMAAGLAGAVEAA; from the coding sequence ATGCGCGGCGTCGCGACCGACATCGGCACCATCCACTTCATCGGCATCGGCGGCATCGGCATGTCGGGCATCGCCGAGGTGATGCACAATCTCGGCTATCAGGTGCAGGGCAGCGACATCGCCGATAGCTATGTCGTGGAGGGTCTCCGCAAGCGCGGCATCAAGGTCGCGATCGGTCATGAAGCCTCGAATGTCGACGGCGCCCAGGTGGTCGTGACCTCGACCGCGGTCAAGCGCGGCAACCCCGAGGTCGAGGCCGCGCTCGCGCACCGCATCCCGCTCGTCCGCCGCGCCGAAATGCTCGCCGAACTGATGCGCCTCAAATCGACCGTCGCGATCGCCGGTACGCACGGCAAGACGACGACCACCAGCCTCGTCGCGGCCTTGCTCGACGCGGGCGGGATCGACCCGACGGTCATCAACGGGGGCATCATCAACAATTATGGCTCGAACGCGCGCCTCGGCGCCAGCGACTGGATGGTGGTCGAAGCCGACGAAAGCGACGGCAGCTTCCTGCGCCTCGACGGCACGATCGCGGTCGTCACCAACATCGATCCCGAGCATCTCGACCATTATGGCAGCTTCGACGCAATCAAGGACGCGTTTGTCGAGTTTATCGAAAATGTCCCCTTCTACGGCGCCGCAATGCTCTGCCTCGACCATCCCGAGGTGCAGGCGATCATCCCGCGCATCCGCGACCGGCGGATCGTCACCTATGGTTTTTCGGCGCAGGCCGACGTGCGCGGCACCAATGTGACGCCTGGGGCCGACGGCAACCGCTTCGACGTCGTGGTGCGCGACCGCGACGGCAACAGCCGGACGATCGAGGGCATCCATCTGCCGATGTCGGGGCGCCACAATGTCCAGAACTCGCTGGCGGCGATCGCCGTGGCGCTGCACATGGGCGTTAGCGACGACAAGATTGTATCGGGCTTTCACGGCTTTGCAGGGGTCAAGCGCCGTTTCACCAAGGTGGGGGAGATCGCGGTCGAGGGCGGCGTGATCACGGTGATCGACGATTACGCCCACCACCCCGTCGAAATCCGCGCAGTCCTTTCGGCAGCGCGCGAGGGCGCGGGAGCAGGGCGAGTCGTCGGCGTCGTCCAGCCGCACCGTTTCACCCGCCTCCGCGATCATATGGACGATTTCCAGCAGGCGTTTAACGACGCCGACATGGTGCTCGCGCTGCCCGTCTATGCGGCAGGCGAAAACCCGATCGATGGCATATCGTCGGATGCGCTGACGGAGGGGCTGCGCGACCGCGGCCATCGCCACGCCCATGTCGTCGCCGATGCGGGCGCGCTGGCCGCGAGCATCGCGGCGAGCATCAAGGCCGGCGACCTCGGCGCGGGCGATATGATCATCTGCCTCGGCGCGGGCGACATCACGAAGATGGCGGCGGGGCTGGCAGGCGCGGTGGAGGCGGCATGA
- the murB gene encoding UDP-N-acetylmuramate dehydrogenase yields the protein MSTATLPSVRGKLTPHAPLAPLVWFKSGGPADWLFEPKDADDLADFLRDLDLAVPVMALGLGSNLIVRDGGFPGVVIRLGKAFAKVEAIDETTLRCGGGASGILVSSTARDAGIAGMEFLRSIPGTVGGFVRMNGGAYGGEVKDILIDCDVVLRSGERHTLPLADLGYTYRHSELPEGAVVIGATFRGQPGESDAIQAEMDRISASREASQPLRSKTGGSTFKNPDGHKAWQLVDEAGCRGFAVGGAQVSEKHTNFLINTGDATSADIEALGEEVRRRVKDKSGIELQWEIQRVGVMK from the coding sequence GTGAGCACCGCAACGCTTCCTTCAGTGCGCGGCAAACTCACGCCCCACGCGCCGCTCGCCCCGCTCGTCTGGTTCAAGTCGGGTGGCCCCGCCGACTGGCTTTTCGAGCCGAAGGACGCCGACGACCTTGCCGATTTCCTGCGTGACCTTGATCTCGCCGTGCCGGTGATGGCGCTCGGTCTCGGGTCGAACCTGATCGTCCGCGACGGCGGTTTTCCGGGCGTCGTGATCCGGCTGGGCAAGGCGTTCGCCAAGGTCGAAGCGATCGACGAAACCACATTGCGCTGCGGCGGCGGCGCATCGGGCATCCTCGTCTCCTCGACCGCGCGCGATGCGGGCATTGCCGGCATGGAATTCCTCCGCTCGATCCCCGGTACCGTCGGCGGTTTCGTGCGTATGAACGGTGGCGCCTATGGCGGCGAGGTCAAGGACATCCTGATCGACTGCGACGTCGTGCTGCGCTCGGGCGAACGCCATACCCTGCCGCTCGCCGACCTTGGCTATACCTACCGCCATAGCGAATTGCCCGAGGGCGCGGTCGTGATCGGCGCGACCTTTCGCGGCCAGCCAGGCGAATCCGACGCGATCCAGGCCGAAATGGATCGCATCTCGGCAAGCCGCGAAGCCTCGCAGCCGCTGCGCTCGAAAACCGGCGGTTCGACCTTCAAGAACCCCGACGGCCACAAGGCGTGGCAACTCGTCGACGAGGCCGGCTGCCGCGGCTTCGCGGTCGGCGGGGCGCAGGTCAGCGAGAAGCACACCAATTTCCTGATCAACACTGGCGACGCGACGAGCGCCGATATCGAAGCGCTCGGCGAGGAAGTCCGCCGCCGCGTCAAGGACAAGAGCGGCATCGAATTGCAATGGGAAATACAGCGTGTGGGAGTCATGAAGTGA
- a CDS encoding D-alanine--D-alanine ligase, which produces MSRGPWHVAVLMGGWSAEREVSLMSGNGVADALESRGHRVTRIDMGRDVALRLAETKPDVVFNALHGVPGEDGTVQGMLDLMGLKYTHSGLVTSVIAIDKELTKQALVPHGIPMPAGTMVDSESLFSIDPLPRPYVLKPVNEGSSVGVAIVKDDSNYGNPIAREAVGPWQEFDRLLAEPFIKGRELTVAVLGDTPLAVTELRVKSGFYDYDAKYTEGLTEHVCPADVPDDVAQRMKDLAVQAHRLLGCKGASRSDFRWDDEHGLAGIFLLEVNTQPGMTPLSLVPEQARAVGIDYAELVERIVGEALS; this is translated from the coding sequence GTGAGCCGGGGTCCGTGGCATGTTGCCGTCCTGATGGGCGGCTGGTCGGCCGAGCGCGAGGTGTCGCTGATGAGCGGCAATGGTGTCGCCGATGCGCTCGAAAGCCGCGGGCACCGGGTCACGCGCATCGACATGGGCCGCGACGTCGCGCTGCGGCTTGCCGAGACGAAGCCTGATGTCGTGTTCAACGCGCTCCACGGCGTCCCCGGCGAGGACGGGACGGTGCAGGGAATGCTCGACCTGATGGGCCTCAAATACACCCACAGCGGCCTCGTCACCTCGGTGATCGCGATTGACAAGGAATTGACGAAGCAGGCGCTGGTGCCGCATGGTATTCCGATGCCGGCGGGGACGATGGTCGACAGCGAAAGCCTCTTTTCGATCGACCCCTTGCCGCGCCCCTATGTGCTGAAACCCGTCAACGAGGGCTCGTCGGTCGGCGTCGCGATCGTCAAGGACGACAGCAACTACGGCAACCCGATCGCGCGCGAAGCGGTGGGTCCGTGGCAGGAGTTCGACCGGCTGCTCGCCGAACCCTTCATCAAGGGGCGCGAACTGACCGTCGCGGTGCTCGGCGACACGCCGCTCGCCGTCACCGAACTCCGCGTCAAATCGGGCTTCTACGACTATGACGCCAAATATACCGAGGGGCTGACCGAGCATGTCTGCCCCGCCGACGTCCCCGATGACGTCGCGCAGCGGATGAAGGATCTGGCGGTGCAGGCGCATCGCCTGCTCGGCTGCAAGGGCGCCTCGCGCTCGGACTTTCGGTGGGACGACGAACATGGCCTCGCGGGCATCTTCCTGCTCGAGGTCAACACCCAGCCCGGCATGACGCCGCTCAGCCTCGTGCCCGAACAGGCGCGCGCCGTTGGCATCGATTATGCCGAACTCGTCGAACGCATCGTGGGGGAAGCGTTGTCATGA
- a CDS encoding cell division protein FtsQ/DivIB, whose amino-acid sequence MSSTKIKRAKAPPRRPARAPKKRRKIQQSRLNAIINALPISPQRLQKAANWTIGLSLCAVVAIAAHATGVTAKIHEEYAQAVGRAGFQVKKVEVVGADRIDRLKVYDIALAQKDRSMAAVDLEDVRGDLMRYGWIKDARVSRRLPDTLVVDIVERTPAAIWQHNNRLSLIDEKGVVLEPVTVATMPDLPLVIGPRANQRSQDLARLLSEASSLKELLAGATWVGNRRWDLRFRSGETLSLPEGEAEAKAALAKFAHMDGANRLLGRGILRFDMRDPARFVLRLPHEGQVAPAKLDEARAAVDAVAAAASNEG is encoded by the coding sequence ATGAGCAGTACGAAGATCAAGCGCGCCAAGGCGCCGCCCCGGCGGCCCGCGCGCGCGCCGAAGAAGCGGCGTAAGATCCAGCAGTCGCGCCTAAACGCGATCATCAACGCGCTGCCGATCAGCCCGCAGCGATTGCAGAAGGCCGCTAATTGGACGATCGGCCTCAGCCTGTGCGCCGTGGTTGCCATCGCGGCGCACGCCACCGGCGTCACCGCGAAAATCCACGAGGAATATGCGCAGGCGGTCGGCCGCGCGGGCTTTCAGGTCAAGAAGGTCGAGGTCGTGGGCGCCGACCGCATCGACCGGCTCAAGGTTTATGACATCGCGCTCGCGCAGAAGGACCGCTCGATGGCTGCGGTCGATCTGGAAGATGTGCGCGGCGACCTGATGCGCTACGGCTGGATCAAGGATGCGCGCGTGTCGCGGCGCCTGCCCGACACGCTCGTCGTCGACATCGTCGAGCGCACCCCGGCCGCGATCTGGCAGCATAATAATCGCCTGTCGCTGATCGACGAAAAGGGCGTCGTGCTCGAACCCGTCACCGTCGCGACGATGCCCGACCTGCCGCTCGTCATCGGTCCGCGCGCGAACCAGCGTTCGCAGGATCTCGCTCGCCTGCTTTCGGAGGCGAGCAGCCTCAAGGAATTGCTCGCCGGCGCGACCTGGGTCGGAAACCGACGCTGGGACCTCCGCTTCCGCAGCGGCGAGACGCTCTCGCTGCCCGAAGGCGAGGCCGAGGCAAAGGCCGCGCTCGCCAAATTCGCGCATATGGACGGCGCCAACCGCCTGCTCGGCCGCGGCATCCTGCGCTTTGACATGCGCGACCCCGCCCGCTTCGTGCTCCGCCTGCCGCACGAGGGGCAGGTCGCGCCCGCGAAGCTCGACGAGGCGCGCGCCGCGGTCGACGCGGTTGCCGCCGCCGCTTCGAACGAAGGATAA
- the ftsA gene encoding cell division protein FtsA: protein MAPPRIEKIITALDVGSWKVCALIAGQTADGQLHVLGTGQRESRGVQRGYVADMEQTEHVVREAIEQAERIAGLNIDDVWVSFSAGSLLSDVAPIESELGGHRIEQEDVDDLLAAGRAGIDPEGRMILHAQPALYTLDGLTGVKNPIGLHADRLGVDIHIIMADGAPVRNLESAVRQAHLDVNAVVASPIAAGLACLSEEERDLGVALVELGAAVTTVSLYAGGMLVEMASLPFGASDITDDIASAFGIRRSQAQRLQSFYGSASASPRDNNEIIELEPGAPSGSDSPRITRAQLVAVIRQRLDAMMGEIGRTLKDLHFVGPIGRQVVLVGGGADLKGIADYTQSALGRAARVGRPRGLHGLPDAHGGPAFATLAGLVLYAASDPVDLRDLPMMAQDVYKPAGTSILHRLMAALKSSF, encoded by the coding sequence ATGGCGCCGCCGCGCATCGAAAAGATCATCACCGCGCTCGACGTCGGGTCGTGGAAGGTCTGCGCGCTGATCGCGGGGCAGACCGCCGACGGCCAGCTCCACGTGCTCGGCACCGGCCAGCGCGAGAGCCGCGGCGTCCAACGCGGCTATGTCGCCGACATGGAACAGACCGAGCATGTCGTGCGCGAGGCGATCGAGCAGGCCGAACGCATCGCCGGGCTCAATATCGACGACGTCTGGGTCAGCTTCTCGGCGGGAAGCTTGCTCAGCGACGTCGCGCCGATCGAAAGCGAGCTCGGCGGCCACCGCATCGAGCAGGAGGATGTCGATGACCTACTCGCCGCGGGGCGCGCGGGCATCGATCCCGAAGGGCGGATGATCCTCCACGCCCAGCCCGCGCTCTACACCCTCGACGGGCTGACCGGCGTCAAGAATCCGATCGGCCTCCACGCCGACCGGCTGGGCGTCGATATCCACATCATCATGGCCGACGGCGCGCCGGTGCGGAACCTCGAGTCTGCGGTCCGGCAAGCGCATCTCGACGTCAACGCCGTCGTCGCCTCACCGATCGCCGCGGGCCTTGCCTGTTTGTCGGAGGAGGAGCGCGACCTCGGCGTCGCGCTCGTCGAACTCGGGGCGGCGGTCACGACCGTCTCGCTTTACGCAGGCGGCATGCTCGTCGAAATGGCGTCACTGCCTTTCGGCGCGAGCGATATCACCGACGACATCGCCTCGGCCTTCGGCATCCGCCGCAGCCAGGCGCAGCGGCTCCAGAGCTTCTACGGCTCGGCCTCGGCGTCCCCCCGCGACAATAACGAGATCATCGAACTCGAACCCGGTGCCCCGTCGGGCAGCGATTCCCCGCGCATCACGCGCGCGCAGCTCGTGGCGGTGATCCGCCAGCGGCTCGACGCGATGATGGGGGAGATCGGCCGGACATTGAAGGACCTGCATTTCGTCGGTCCGATCGGGCGGCAGGTGGTGCTCGTCGGTGGCGGTGCGGACCTGAAAGGCATCGCCGATTATACGCAAAGCGCGCTCGGCCGCGCTGCGCGCGTCGGGCGACCGCGCGGCTTGCACGGACTGCCCGATGCGCATGGCGGCCCCGCTTTCGCGACGCTCGCGGGTCTGGTTCTCTATGCCGCGTCGGACCCCGTCGACCTTCGCGACCTGCCGATGATGGCACAGGATGTTTACAAGCCGGCGGGGACGTCGATCCTCCACCGGCTGATGGCCGCGCTGAAAAGCAGTTTTTAG
- the ftsZ gene encoding cell division protein FtsZ, which yields MSINIGPPQVDELKPRIAVIGVGGAGGNAIANMIAARVEGVDFVVANTDAQALNASPAERRIQLGTQITQGLGAGSRPEVGRAAAEESIAQVEEALNGAHMCFVAAGMGGGTGTGAAPVIAKAARDRGILTVGVVTKPFMFEGARRMRSADAGIAELQDHVDTLIVIPNQNLFLVANPNTTFKEAFTMADEVLQQGVRGITDLMVMPGLINLDFADVRSVMREMGKAMMGTGEAEGDGRALEAAQKAIANPLLDGVSMAGAKGVIISITGGEDMRLMEVDEAANHIRELVDPDANIIWGSAFNDSLDGKIRVSVVATGIDGTGEAAQAAPATRSFSFAPARAAAPAPVAEEVVEPAVQEEPVAESPVQQDNDPAPGFSLGDSGEAPAPAAEEEPMELSQVAATYDDTADELVLDAPEAPAADYRAAGTADPAPAESPARSVGGGTLFERMSRLSRGASTPDAEEAGKDDGVDIPRFLGRQNNQ from the coding sequence ATGAGCATCAATATTGGCCCGCCGCAGGTCGACGAGCTGAAGCCGCGGATCGCGGTGATCGGCGTCGGCGGCGCGGGCGGCAATGCCATCGCAAACATGATCGCGGCGCGCGTCGAGGGCGTCGATTTCGTCGTCGCCAACACCGACGCGCAGGCGCTCAACGCCTCGCCGGCCGAACGGCGCATCCAGCTGGGGACGCAGATCACCCAGGGGCTGGGTGCGGGTTCGCGGCCCGAGGTCGGGCGTGCGGCAGCCGAGGAAAGCATCGCGCAGGTCGAAGAGGCGCTGAATGGCGCGCATATGTGCTTCGTCGCGGCGGGCATGGGCGGCGGCACCGGCACCGGCGCGGCCCCCGTCATCGCCAAGGCGGCACGCGACCGCGGCATCCTGACCGTCGGCGTCGTGACCAAGCCCTTCATGTTCGAAGGCGCGCGGCGCATGCGCTCGGCCGACGCCGGCATCGCCGAGCTGCAGGATCATGTCGATACGCTGATCGTCATCCCGAACCAGAATCTCTTCCTCGTCGCCAACCCGAACACGACCTTCAAGGAAGCGTTCACGATGGCCGACGAAGTGCTCCAGCAGGGCGTCCGCGGCATCACCGACCTGATGGTCATGCCCGGCCTGATCAACCTCGACTTTGCCGACGTGCGCAGCGTGATGCGCGAAATGGGCAAGGCGATGATGGGCACCGGCGAAGCCGAAGGCGACGGCCGCGCGCTCGAAGCGGCGCAGAAAGCCATCGCCAACCCGCTGCTTGACGGCGTGTCGATGGCGGGCGCAAAGGGCGTCATCATCTCGATCACCGGCGGCGAGGACATGCGCCTCATGGAAGTCGACGAAGCCGCGAACCATATCCGCGAACTGGTCGATCCCGACGCCAACATCATCTGGGGCAGCGCCTTCAACGACAGCCTCGATGGCAAGATCCGCGTGTCGGTCGTTGCCACAGGTATCGACGGCACAGGCGAGGCCGCACAGGCCGCGCCTGCCACGCGCAGCTTCTCCTTCGCCCCCGCGCGCGCCGCGGCGCCCGCTCCGGTGGCCGAAGAGGTCGTCGAGCCGGCGGTGCAGGAAGAGCCTGTCGCCGAATCGCCCGTCCAGCAGGACAATGACCCGGCGCCGGGTTTCTCGCTCGGCGATTCCGGCGAAGCTCCGGCTCCGGCGGCCGAGGAAGAGCCGATGGAATTGTCGCAGGTCGCCGCGACCTATGACGATACCGCCGACGAGCTTGTCCTCGACGCGCCCGAAGCGCCGGCCGCCGATTATCGTGCGGCAGGCACCGCGGATCCCGCGCCGGCCGAATCGCCCGCGCGCTCGGTGGGCGGGGGGACGCTGTTCGAACGCATGTCGCGGCTCTCGCGCGGGGCATCGACGCCCGACGCCGAAGAGGCCGGCAAGGACGACGGGGTCGATATTCCGCGCTTCCTCGGACGGCAGAACAACCAGTAA
- a CDS encoding tetratricopeptide repeat protein has product MRQVKLTAKPVRARPWVGALGALLLGTAACPAVHAQVTPPDAATQAAMQKRAAARTLLSSSLARIAANNSDVSALLDAGRASIDLEDYRAALGFLVRAEQARPRDGAIKAALGSAMVHMENPTRALDYFGEAQLMGAPERLFLADRGLARDLLGQQDAAQRDYQLALSISPNEELTRRYALSLGISGDADRAIAMLTPQLRAQDRGAWRLRAMILAMNGRDKEATDIVNATMPPAMAQNITPYLVQLDRLNPAQQAAAAHFGRFPNGQLGPKRPPVQVAAASSPPPAAARKPAADDRRRPAAAVKPAPSPAPAPVAATRKPDPDPAPAARSPKPSPPAQVVRPADPPASPPAQAAVSRPDPAPARAAPASEPVGAAVDAARGLIGPGFSIADVGRSTPAVSQPASPAPPGATNAAVSAPLASLADIVGSIEIPAAELAPSDSAVGADTLARLLEDKRRAEAAEAAKREKEEAAAKAKAEADAKAKEEAAKKKANPARIWVQIATGSNLKALAFDYNRFAKRNAALFKGKSGSTAEWGQTRRLLVGPFPNRKAAHDWLGDYKKAEGDGFLFDSDVGETVDPLK; this is encoded by the coding sequence ATGCGGCAGGTGAAATTGACGGCGAAGCCGGTGCGCGCACGGCCGTGGGTCGGCGCGCTCGGGGCGCTGTTGCTGGGGACGGCTGCCTGTCCCGCCGTTCATGCGCAGGTGACGCCGCCCGACGCCGCGACGCAGGCGGCGATGCAAAAGCGCGCCGCCGCGCGGACCTTGCTGTCGTCGTCGCTCGCCCGCATCGCTGCGAACAACAGCGATGTGTCGGCCTTGCTTGACGCCGGCCGGGCGTCGATCGACCTCGAGGATTATCGCGCCGCGCTCGGTTTTCTCGTCCGTGCCGAACAGGCGCGCCCGCGCGACGGCGCGATCAAGGCCGCGCTCGGGTCGGCGATGGTCCATATGGAAAATCCGACACGCGCGCTCGACTATTTCGGCGAGGCGCAGCTGATGGGCGCCCCCGAACGGCTGTTCCTCGCCGACCGCGGGCTCGCGCGCGATCTTCTTGGCCAGCAGGACGCGGCGCAGCGCGATTATCAGCTTGCGCTGTCGATCTCGCCCAATGAGGAATTGACCCGGCGCTATGCGCTGTCGCTCGGGATCAGCGGCGACGCCGATCGCGCGATCGCCATGCTGACCCCGCAACTGCGCGCGCAGGACCGCGGCGCGTGGCGGCTACGCGCGATGATCCTCGCGATGAACGGGCGCGACAAGGAAGCGACCGATATCGTCAATGCGACGATGCCGCCCGCGATGGCGCAGAATATCACCCCCTATCTCGTCCAGTTGGACCGGCTCAATCCCGCGCAGCAGGCCGCGGCGGCGCATTTCGGCCGCTTCCCGAACGGCCAGCTCGGCCCGAAACGCCCGCCGGTGCAGGTCGCGGCGGCATCCTCGCCGCCGCCGGCGGCAGCGCGCAAGCCGGCGGCGGACGATCGACGGCGGCCCGCCGCGGCCGTGAAACCGGCGCCATCGCCGGCGCCCGCGCCGGTAGCGGCCACCCGCAAACCGGATCCGGATCCGGCCCCGGCCGCGCGTTCGCCGAAGCCTTCGCCCCCCGCTCAGGTCGTCCGACCGGCCGATCCACCCGCATCGCCCCCCGCGCAGGCAGCGGTGAGCCGACCCGATCCGGCCCCGGCGCGCGCCGCGCCGGCGTCCGAACCGGTCGGCGCCGCCGTCGATGCCGCGAGGGGCCTGATTGGTCCCGGTTTCTCGATCGCCGACGTGGGGCGTTCGACCCCGGCGGTTTCGCAGCCCGCAAGCCCGGCGCCGCCCGGCGCGACCAATGCCGCCGTTTCGGCTCCGCTCGCGTCGCTTGCCGACATCGTCGGGTCGATCGAAATTCCCGCCGCCGAACTCGCGCCGTCCGACAGTGCGGTCGGCGCCGACACGCTTGCCCGGCTGCTGGAGGACAAGCGCAGGGCCGAGGCGGCCGAAGCGGCGAAGCGCGAGAAGGAGGAGGCGGCCGCCAAGGCGAAAGCAGAGGCGGACGCCAAAGCGAAGGAAGAAGCCGCCAAGAAAAAGGCGAACCCTGCGCGCATCTGGGTCCAGATCGCCACCGGATCGAACCTCAAGGCGCTCGCCTTCGACTATAACCGGTTCGCCAAGCGCAACGCAGCGCTGTTCAAGGGCAAGTCCGGATCGACCGCCGAATGGGGCCAGACGCGGCGCCTGCTCGTCGGACCATTCCCCAATCGCAAGGCGGCGCATGACTGGCTCGGCGACTATAAAAAAGCCGAAGGCGACGGCTTCCTCTTCGACAGCGATGTCGGCGAAACCGTCGATCCGCTCAAGTGA
- a CDS encoding deoxyguanosinetriphosphate triphosphohydrolase, whose translation MSLARCSSDPAHSRGRRYSEPGRVVRGPRDDFQRDRDRIIHSIAFRRLRHKTQVFVAPDGDHYRVRLTHSIEVAQIGRGIARALGLNEDLTEALCLAHDIGHPPFGHAGEDALKAAMAAHGGFDHNGHTLRTLARLECPYPLFDGINLTWETLEGLAKHNGPVANPGWALAEIDGDFGLDLASHASLEAQVAAIADDIAYDNHDIDDGLRAGLLDLDQLMAQPFVAANYRAVEGRFPGAPRDRLLRELVRDQIGVMVNDVIAATAANVAEAGVASVEEVRAAGRTLGGFSAELAAQERELKRFMYANLYHHPEQLAAAEAANQVVADLFAAYAADPRLMGADWSARLPGEECATSRHIGDYIAGMTDRFAIDRYADIFGRDAVPAALAHA comes from the coding sequence GTGAGCCTGGCGCGCTGCTCCAGCGATCCCGCACATAGTCGCGGGCGCCGCTACTCCGAACCCGGCCGCGTCGTGCGCGGGCCGCGCGACGATTTCCAGCGCGACCGCGACCGCATCATTCACTCGATCGCCTTCCGCCGCCTGCGCCACAAGACGCAGGTGTTCGTCGCGCCCGATGGCGATCATTATCGCGTTCGCCTGACCCACAGTATCGAGGTCGCGCAGATCGGTCGCGGCATCGCGCGCGCGCTCGGGCTGAACGAGGATCTGACCGAGGCGCTGTGCCTCGCGCACGATATCGGCCATCCCCCCTTCGGCCATGCGGGCGAGGACGCGCTTAAGGCCGCGATGGCGGCGCACGGCGGTTTCGATCACAACGGTCATACGCTGCGCACGCTCGCACGGCTCGAATGCCCCTATCCGCTGTTCGACGGGATCAATCTGACCTGGGAGACTTTGGAAGGGCTCGCCAAGCACAACGGCCCGGTCGCGAACCCCGGCTGGGCGCTCGCCGAAATCGACGGCGATTTCGGACTCGATCTCGCCAGCCATGCCAGCCTCGAGGCGCAGGTCGCGGCAATCGCCGACGACATCGCCTACGACAATCACGACATCGACGACGGGCTGCGCGCCGGCCTGCTCGACCTCGACCAATTGATGGCACAGCCCTTCGTCGCCGCCAATTATCGCGCGGTAGAGGGGCGTTTCCCCGGCGCGCCGCGCGACCGGCTGCTGCGCGAACTCGTCCGCGACCAGATCGGCGTGATGGTCAACGACGTGATCGCCGCTACCGCCGCCAATGTCGCCGAGGCCGGGGTCGCAAGCGTCGAGGAGGTCCGCGCGGCGGGGCGGACCCTCGGCGGCTTTTCGGCAGAGCTGGCGGCGCAGGAACGCGAACTCAAGCGCTTCATGTACGCCAACCTCTATCACCACCCCGAACAGCTTGCCGCCGCCGAGGCCGCGAATCAGGTCGTCGCCGACCTCTTCGCCGCCTATGCCGCCGATCCCCGGCTGATGGGCGCGGACTGGTCGGCGCGCCTGCCCGGTGAAGAATGCGCGACAAGCCGGCATATCGGTGATTATATCGCCGGCATGACCGACCGCTTCGCCATCGACCGCTATGCCGACATTTTCGGCCGCGACGCGGTGCCCGCCGCGCTGGCGCATGCCTGA
- a CDS encoding Rossmann-fold NAD(P)-binding domain-containing protein: MPDALIVGATGMVGRAVIDHFGSAPVTILARRPVAGLAPHHKELVAPPERWADIIAAEKPAILISCLGTTIRQAGSQAAFRAVDHDLVLAAARGARAGGTPHMIVVSSVGAAAKSGNFYLRTKGQTENDLVALGFDRLDLIRPGLLRGERPGPQRLGEGLATIAAPLTDALLHGRFRRYRSISGDKVAATIVALAGQRDSGVYIHENDAIRAVAD, from the coding sequence ATGCCTGACGCGCTGATCGTCGGCGCGACCGGGATGGTCGGGCGCGCGGTGATCGATCATTTCGGCTCCGCGCCCGTGACCATACTGGCGCGCCGCCCTGTCGCGGGGCTTGCCCCGCATCACAAGGAACTGGTCGCTCCGCCCGAACGCTGGGCCGATATCATCGCCGCCGAAAAGCCGGCGATTCTTATCTCCTGCCTTGGGACGACGATCCGGCAAGCGGGATCGCAGGCGGCGTTTCGCGCCGTCGATCACGATCTCGTCCTCGCGGCCGCGCGCGGCGCAAGGGCGGGCGGCACGCCGCACATGATCGTCGTCAGCTCGGTCGGGGCGGCGGCGAAGAGCGGCAATTTCTATCTGCGAACCAAGGGGCAGACCGAGAACGATCTCGTCGCGCTCGGCTTCGACCGCCTCGATCTCATCCGTCCCGGTTTGCTCCGCGGCGAGCGTCCCGGGCCGCAGCGCCTCGGCGAAGGATTGGCGACGATCGCCGCGCCGCTGACCGACGCGCTGCTCCACGGCCGCTTCCGCCGCTACCGCTCGATTTCGGGCGACAAAGTCGCGGCGACGATCGTCGCGCTTGCCGGCCAAAGGGATTCGGGCGTGTATATCCACGAAAACGACGCGATCCGCGCGGTCGCCGATTGA